In Dendropsophus ebraccatus isolate aDenEbr1 chromosome 13, aDenEbr1.pat, whole genome shotgun sequence, the sequence TATGAATAAGATAGGGCTTACTAATTGGTGATGAGATCATGAGAACAGAGGACAATTGCCCCCGTGTGGATCGGTAAGGCACTTGCGTGGcccctgctccattcattctctacaggATCTTTGAACAGAGCTGATCGGTGTACTAGGTTATATTCAGAAATCCCATAAAAAGTGAATAAGTGGTGGTCCCAAAATTGATCTCCATTCTTGTTATTGGTAGAGGTGGGATGGTACAAAATGACACAATGGCAGGCATCATGTAGCTACTATACACTAAGATTTCATAAAGTCAGAATTATTCCAAAGGGTATATGTCTTCTAAATTAGATAACTCTGTTAAATATCAGGAAGGACACCTACTAATAAATAAGTGTGGGCTGAATACTCACTAGTAGGCAGGAATCTGGAATTAGTTCTGCAGGAATTGGCAGATGGGCACTGAGGGGTAAGGTAATGCCCCCAGTGCATTGAAtgccctcatttacatattaataacaGATAAAGTATAGCTGTAATTTGAGCTAAGGCTCTATCCACACCTCACACCTTTGTGGAATAAAAGCATTTGTATgaagatggtgagtgccgcaagtTTATTTTCTTTCTGTACTCGAAAAGCTGTTttacagcctcccccctgacttatctgttcattatcaggcaatcatcaagagatgggtggacaaacaaaacccaacaaattctgacaaaatgcaagcattggttgtgcaagaatggactgctatcagtcaggatttggtccagaagttgattgagagcatgccagggagaattgcagaggtcctgaagaagaagggtcaacactacaaatattgacttgctgcattaactcattctaactgtcaatataagcttttgttactcataatatgattgcaattatatttctgtatgtgataaaaaacatctgacaaacacataaaaaacagagggcagcagatcatgtgaaaatataagatttgtgttattctcaaaacttttggccatgactgtactgttGATACTTAATGATTTATGAAAAATGACACTTActgtaaatgacagttacactttaagattaCTCAATAACGCTGCAGCGCACTGACATAACAAAGGTACCTGCAGTCTTTTTGTCCCCTGCCCTTTTACAATCTAACAGCAGCCAAGGATCAGCTTACCCGCCGATTAGAATCCCTTTAATTAAATGgtgaaattcttaaaggggtagtgcggcgctcagcaattagtcacagaataacacacattacaaagttatgcaactttgtaatgtatgttatgtctgtgaatcgcccccttcccgtgtcccaccacccccacacgtgtacccgaaagtgtggtgcgatatacatacctgccgcgcgtcgacccccgtcttctgtcgatgcaatgttcgggaggcgattcacagacataacatacattacaaagttatataactttgtaatgtgtgttattctgtgaataattgctgagcgccgcactacccctttaaggctgggcaACATAAAAATGACACCATTTATTCTGCATATTTCTTCCTATACAAGGTTTCCTCTAGATGACAGAACTGATtgggtaaaaaatacattttataaaaCATAAATAGTGGAGCAGTAGATAACACAGTAGCATAATACATAACAGTCATCACGCAAATAGTAGCAAAAAATTCGTTGCATTTACTTATGTAGactggttgcaaaactacaactcccagcatgccctaacaggCACAATTTGGAGACCACTGGTCTAGATAGAACACGTCCACATTAGAATTCAGGCAGTAGTTCTGTGAAGCTAACTAGGGCAATCCTATTAGAGCAAATATAATGTGAACATGTAGGGTACTTTCAGGACTGTATGAGGAAAGGGTGCAATGAATGGTGTTAGCCTCAATAATAAGGTTCAAAGGTGAATGGTTTGTGATTGGCTCAAATTGCATACTTTAAGGGGCAGATGATCCTAGCGGTGTTCCCTAATGGAGGGCCTAATAGGGATCTTACAGTCTGATTCTGAAATCTACAGTAGAGGGAGAAAATTACAATGGACGGAAaaaatgtagaagatggaaggacaGGGAAGAGGCTTGGATTTAGATGTTACTGTCCGTGATTTCATTTGGGCTATATGAAACCATAGTATTCACTGTGTATAACAAATTGGCCTTTTTATAGGGCACCATATTAATTTGAATCATGAGACGCAGTGGTATGAATTAGTGTAATGCGTAGAGGTTCATAAtttcttaaataaaaaaattgatgcaGCACTGGTGGTGGCAGTGAAACTTGAATGAAGTTTATTCACTTGAGCTTTTACAATAATGTCTTTGGGTCAGAAGCTTGGCACCTCTACTTTAAATtgatttcattttttaaaatacagtggtaccttggttaaagaataacttggattgagagcgctttgtaAGAAGAGACCACAGTTTTTtagaattgtaacttggtttaagagcattgctttggtttaagagctccctgtactgggtgggacggggagtggggaaggggcatggtctgcatagcggggtctacagcactgacccaggaagtctccctcaccttctaaatcatagcagatccacttcaggctggggcttgcatcaggggacaggactgtggaggtaatctcttagctgtaacccctctctcccccagacagagagtgcttcatttatgtgcccacatatgccctgcttaaCCCTTCATCCTCTCTGCAGTCACAGTCATTCcctgtgtttctcatcctctccatttctgctataatgtgcctgcacttacactcagctatacactctgctataatgtgcctgcactcacactcagctatacacactgcagctgctataaagtacctgcacttacactccgccattcacactgctgtatagaaaagtttctttgttttctcctgcacagctctgtgattctcacttcctgctgaacacacaccccttccccattgctgtcatgtgaccacacagacctctgacagcagccatgcttctctattctagcctgttgtactacgctgctgcattatggggatctgtagctccatcctgtatctacatacTGCTGCTGccttttcattcttatgcacttaccatacattatatttcacatgctgattgctatactgtactgtaatttataatatgacatattcagctgcttctaaatgtaGGCGTAGGGTAGGGTCCAATGGTCATGATGACagcaagtcttaaaggggttatccagcactacaaaaacatggccactttctttcagagacaacacgactcttgtctcctgttccagtgtggtttgcaattaagctccattcacttcaatggacttagggtcctattccatgggccgagcagggcgaagattttaggtctgaacctaaatgaatgatcagccggctgatcgttctctctattccacggagcaataatcggccaaatcgggccgattattgctccgaatcggccgattatcgctccgtggaataggccactAAGTTACAAAGCCcaaccaaaactggagacaagagtggtactgtcttagtgctggataacccctttaaatagtcagGCAAAGTTTTCAATGAGGAAGGCAGAAACAAGTCCAGAAGAAAAGGAGCCAGGAGGCCTGAGGCAGGGTCAGTATTAGCCAAGGCTGGATGGAAGTGGATCAGAAACTGTGGATTATAGAGATCAGAAGATCAGAAGACCTGTGAATAATAACCTGTGTCTCAGGCAGTGAGTGAGAGACCTGGCTGGGTTTCAATAGCTAGATCATGTAGACACCGTATCCAGAAAGTGGATGACTAACTACATGTGAAACGTGTCTATGTATGAGTTGTCTGACTATTATTATAGCATGATGCATCAATAATAATTTACTTCTTCTTGTCTCCTAAATTGTAATCTGAGTAATTTCTACCAGCAATctgattttatgatttttttttttctacagctaTAGACTTATTATACTGGCGAGATGTGAAGCAGACAGCGATTGTCTTTGGAAGTGTCCTTTTGATGCTTTTTTCATTGACTCAATTCAGCGTGGTCAGTGTCATCGCCTACCTAGCACTTGCTGCCCTCTCAGCCACAATCAGCTTCAGAATCTACAAGTCAGTCTTACAAGCTGTACAGAAAACCGATGAAGGACATCCATTCAAGTAAGTAGTGTCGTACCAACCTGCAGAACCTAATACATGTACTTCATGGTAAGGTCAACCGCATTAAGAGAAGCCAGAACTGCCCAGCCCCCACTGTACATCCGGCCGCCCCCTTTATTGATAATAGATGGAGCGGGCGGGCCGGATGACGCTGTGTGGACCCCACTGAAGATTGCACCTACTAACATTGCAGGACTGGCGtcgaggaggaaagtaagacacatacctgAGCATGAGCAATTTAGATTTGTTATATATATGATTTGTACCTCGTGCCTGGATACCTATCCcttaaaaaaaagactgaaggctttaaaaggaatctgtcagcatccgGACCgcacctgaggtgctgacagtgtagtgtaggtggCTTGCCCCTTGTTAGCATGGTACTTGTAGTAAATGCATCTGTGCAGTACATTCTATGCAATCGCACTGTATTCAAGAGCCAAAAAAACAGTAGTGACTTGGTGCCACACTTTTGCACTTACCACCGCCTTACCACTACTTTCTACTCCCTCTTTTTGATACATATTTTCTGCTGGCCGGCCTACTGCACCATGCTGTCATGCGTGTGCAGCGACTTGACAgttcgtacatgtgcggctgatcTCTTGTGCCGCATGCTCCTAGCATTGGCAATCGTGCATGCGCCACAGGCTGAAGGAGTGACGCACGCACGCTGAGGGACTGAAGCTATTACCCTCTGTTGGGATGCTCAACACACGTGTGCCACTCCTATGGCGCATGTTCGCTCGCTAATGTCAGGGGAGCGCGGCCTGAGTGATCAGCGGTGTATGCGCAAACTGGCAGGTTGGCATGTGCGTGCACCACTATGACGACAGCATGGAGCAGAAAGCCGGTCAGCAGTAAATATGCATCTGAATGCAAAATAATGCACCAACCCTTTTTAACCCTTTGTAATATCAAGAGTTATGGCTTCTGCCTAaagttaaaaaatatgttttttggtATTTTGCAGAAACTACTTGGACATTGAGATCTCCCTCTCTCAAGAACAGATCCAGAAGTACACAGACTGCCTTCAAGTGTACACAAACAGCATAGTCAGAGAGCTCAGGAGACTCTTCCTAGTACAGGACCTTGTGGATTCATTGAAGGTATCAGCAATGtaacttattattattaccttgatGGCATGACCCAGGACCTGACAATGACTTCTGTGGTTAGATGATGGAGCTGACCAAgtgttataaaataatataaaatataaatgacTTCTGCTCCCTCGTTTCTTTCTGTATCAAGTACTATGGGGCATTGTAAGCTGAGAAACACTAGTGGTAATTATACATCAAAGATTAGGAGGTGGCTCCTTAACATGGTTTTCcagaattttaataaaaaaaaaacaaaacaaaaaactttgaaaccactttaaggctatgttcacactacgtaaaactacggccgtagtttttgctgcagaactacagccgtagttttgaggggtggaacatagccttattttcaataggatcccggccggagcgtacacacatcgtctGGCCgagatcccatgcggcgctggaaaaaactgacatgtcactgaattccggctgcagaaagacctgtcagttcacacagtgaagcaagcggctccggccgcttgcttcactgtgggctatgggaagctctgatgcatcagagctccgcggccggaaagatcacccggctggtacttaagtaccggtcgggatgatccgggctgagaccggccgttccatgactcggcctgggtcatggaacggccgggtgttcacgttgtgtgaacatagcctaaaggtgccaAGTGGCGCTGACAAGGGCTTCGCCCTCTTGAGTTTTTACCAGACACAGCTTTGTACATGTGGTAGCGGCTGTGCCTTGTTATGCAACTTATTCAATTCTATTGTATATGAATAAGCTTCAGAGACCTACATGGCATTAAGAGCTCCATATTATATTTCCTAGGACCAGACCACAGAAAGAATTGCTCCCATTCCAGTCTTTTGTTACTCTAGGAGAACAGGAGACTCATATGCAATGCTTATGATCTGATCCTCGTCTTTACAGAtatggggggtgatttatcaaacatggtgtaaagtgaaactggctcagttgcccctagcaaccaatcagattccacttttaattcctcacagactctttggaaaatgaaaggaggaatctgattggttgctaggggcaactgagccagtttcactttacaccatgtttgataaatctcccgcatgATGTTTATAGCTGGACTGAAACCACGTAACCATGTAACACACATCACTCTAAGCATTACTAAACTATGCTAACCCTTGTGGATGGGTGTGGATCCAGTATCGGGTGCATTATTCATCCTGTAGTCAAGGACATTGGAAGAGAGAGAATAGGGGTAATACTGAAAGGAacactctaggccagtgtttctcaacctgcggtacgcgtaccccagggggtacgcgccgcaggctgagggggtacgccgggaggtgggggaaaaaaatattttgggtgccgggacactgctatcacccagcagtgtcccggcacctatccccgccgctgctctcacatccttcccccagcagccttaCCAGCTTTCTGTACAGgacatggtgaggctgctgggggaaggatgaagtccgaggatacaaaccagcagcctctcaactcactgtctctgaggccctgctggtccggccgcctgcggggacatcagcctgccgccgccgccgcatctcctcttcaccgggtcacctcaggcagcctgttcgggattcgtccccaggctgccgcatatcctgctggagcccccggctggacgctgcaacccgatccggcagcctcacgctcttcccccgcggctcccggatcgggttgcagcgtccagccgggggccccaggaggatatgcggcagcctggggacgaatcccgaacaggctgcctgaggtgacccggcggagaggagaggagatgcggcagtggcaggctgatgtccccgcaggcggccggaccagcagggccacagagacagtgagttgcgagggggtagtggtgctACCCCGCCCGCGGCTCCTGAAGTAGATTGTGGACCAGGATATGGGGCGCCCCCCATGTCCACCTGCCGCCGCTTCTCCCCGGTCTCCCCTACGGCTGACGCTGCTTCTCTCCGGTCAATCAGTGGTTTGTAGACCGGAAGATGGGGCCCCCCTCGTCCTACGGTTGACgctgctgcctgtggaagtggggtgccccatctcccggtccacaatccactgcagcagaagcccccagcgcaccactacatcatcacctctctcccccctccacctcctctctaccccatcatcacctctctcccccctccacctcctctgtacccccatcatcacctctctcccccctccacctcttttccctccataatcacctctctcccccctccacctcctctctacccccatcatcacctctctacccccatcatcacctctctcccccctccacctcctctctacccccatcatcacctctctcccccctccacctcctctctacccccatcatcacctctctacccccataatcacctctcccccctccacctcttttccctccataatcacctctctccccctccacctcctttctaccctcatcatcacctctctcccccctccaccttctctctacccccatcatcacctctctacccccatcatcacctatgaacccccatcatcacctctgtacccccataatcacctctctccccctccacctcctctctacccccatcatcacctctctaccccatcatcacctctctaccccctccacctcctctctacccccatcatcacctctctacccccatcatcacctctctacccccatcatcacctctgtacccccataatcacctctctaccccatcttaacctctgtacccccatcatcacctctctcccccctccacctcctctgtacccccatcatcacctcttagcccccctccacctcctctgtacccccatcatcacctctgccccccctccacttcctctctacccccattattacctctgtacccccatcatcacctctctacccccatcatcacctccctacccccatcatctcctctgtacccccatcatctcctctgtacccccatcatctcctctgtaccccctccacctcctccctacccccaccacctcctctcacccctcatcacccatcaccttctctcacccccatcaccgctctcctcctctgtcctcctctctcccctgtcttcctctccccccttcacctcctctctcttcctctcccttcttcacctcctctctcccctgtcttcctctcccccatcacctcctctctcccccgtcttcctctcccccatcacctcctctctcccctgtcttcctcttccccatcacctcctctctcccctgtcttcctctcccccattcacctcgtctctcttcctctctccccttcacctcctctctcttcctctcccttcttcacctcctctctcttcctctcccttcttcgcctcctctctcttcctctcccatttcacctcctctctcttcctctccccccttcaccttctctctcttccactcccccttcacctcctctatcctcctctttccttcttttccccctcagaccttactctccccttaatctccttgtggctcagaggctggagaagagaggaagacccctcccccccatgggcggataacgtgagtatgaattttttttgtttgttggggcaggagggggagggtgtagaatggtgggcattactatgggggcagggcaggaggcattattactatatggagggtcatggaaggggatattatttttaatgagggatcctaaatacagggataacccacacacctactcactttacagcgcattacaccaaacagcggaattattactgtatgggagcctataggtaggaaaaagggagggaagttaaaggaaaactgtgatgcctaagatgtttggcaggttctctggcaagaggtaaattgtagctgcaagaaatcatcatggtggtctgggccagatggagaggaaaaggaaaagtgatatatggctacatggggaggtatctggctatagaaggaggtatcttaactacatggggagatgtctggctgcaagggggtaggtatctggctacataggggaggtatctgactacatagggggaggtatctgactacatggggagatatctgactacatgggggaggtatctggctacatgggggaggtgtctgactacatggggagatatctgactacatggggaggtatctgactacatggggggagatatctggctacatgggggagagatatctggctacatgggggagaggtatctggctacattggggagaggtatctggctacatgggggagaggtatctggctacatgggggaggtatctggctacatgggggaggtatctggctacatgggggaggtatctgactacattgcagaggtatctggctacatagggaggtatctgactacatgggaggaagtatttggctacatgggggaggtatctgactacatggggaggaggtatctggctacatggggggatatcttgctacatataaggggtatctggctacatagggaaaatatctggctacatagaagaaggcctcttgactacatggggggaggtatctggctccagggggacatatccatctctgtgggatatatcccacctgcttctctggcacccggtttactgacggcctgctcagccaatcagtgcacagtcccaccgtagccactgattggatgagtgggctgtcagtgagctgggagccagagaagcaggtgggagtacagggaggtaagtatgatctgttaagggccggcagctaattaggtaaataggcagcggctacattctcgcagcagattgaaaatcctctgtgagaatgcagagccataggccataacagtacagagtatcgcagtggattttgctgtgaaacgtacatgtaaatctaccctgggcaatgttattaatggatggcatcgttgggggtactcggctggagcatcttgtcgcatgggggtacttggcctgaaaaggttgagaaacactgctctaggcaATGGGGACGCAACAGGAAATCCCCAAATCCTTGTGTCATACCCTAGTAGTCTTAGGTTCTGAGGTCACATTGTGCACCATGGATTCATTCTGCTAATATCCTTGCTTTTTCACCCCCAGTTTGCTGTACTTATGTGGCTGCTGACGTACGTCGGAGCTCTGTTCAATGGACTTACGCTCCTCATCATGGGTAAGAAAAATAACACTTTATACTATTTTGTTTTCTACCATCTGTCTCTGAAGTCAGTAAATGTATGCATAATAATaacatatagtatcatatagcGAAAACATTAAATAAGGCACTGTTCTTACTTGTTTCTTCTATTATAGTCtgttcccatagaaaaccattaagTAGTACCATCTTTTTAGTTCCATTAGATCTCGTTCACATTGCAGATGACATCATTTGTCTTCGCTTAGCCTCTGTTTAAACAGGTTGAAGACAGGATAGTGCAGTATGCTACATTTTACGACTGGGTTCATAGTAGGTAAAAATAATgtccgtctttcataataacggtCATTGTGCAAGTTACTACAGAAGATACAGACGTTATTTGTGCAATGACGACTGTCgttagtgtaaacctagcctactACTTAGTAAAAATGCAAGAAACCAGTCAATAGTAATAGTCCATTTCAATGCACTAAAACAGGTCCGTCATAGAACCACCAGATATGGTC encodes:
- the RTN1 gene encoding reticulon-1 isoform X4, which encodes MDSFSSFFASRGAIDLLYWRDVKQTAIVFGSVLLMLFSLTQFSVVSVIAYLALAALSATISFRIYKSVLQAVQKTDEGHPFKNYLDIEISLSQEQIQKYTDCLQVYTNSIVRELRRLFLVQDLVDSLKFAVLMWLLTYVGALFNGLTLLIMAVVSMFSLPAVYDKYQAQIDQYLGLVRTNMNTIVAKIQAKIPGAKQKE
- the RTN1 gene encoding reticulon-1 isoform X3; this encodes MPGPGSSGAQERRPGVGRAIDLLYWRDVKQTAIVFGSVLLMLFSLTQFSVVSVIAYLALAALSATISFRIYKSVLQAVQKTDEGHPFKNYLDIEISLSQEQIQKYTDCLQVYTNSIVRELRRLFLVQDLVDSLKFAVLMWLLTYVGALFNGLTLLIMAVVSMFSLPAVYDKYQAQIDQYLGLVRTNMNTIVAKIQAKIPGAKQKE
- the RTN1 gene encoding reticulon-1 isoform X2; translated protein: MQASADSTRMECFWSNWKCQAIDLLYWRDVKQTAIVFGSVLLMLFSLTQFSVVSVIAYLALAALSATISFRIYKSVLQAVQKTDEGHPFKNYLDIEISLSQEQIQKYTDCLQVYTNSIVRELRRLFLVQDLVDSLKFAVLMWLLTYVGALFNGLTLLIMAVVSMFSLPAVYDKYQAQIDQYLGLVRTNMNTIVAKIQAKIPGAKQKE